One genomic segment of Pseudomonas chlororaphis subsp. aurantiaca includes these proteins:
- the lolA gene encoding outer membrane lipoprotein chaperone LolA: protein MRLIRMLLVPVLALTTLSAHADQKDVARLTQLLEKSQTLTARFSQLTLDGSGTQLQETAGDMALKRPGLFYWHTDAPQEQLMVSDGKKVSLWDPDLEQVTIKTLDQRLTQTPALLLSGDVSKISESFDISAKEAGGVVDFILKPKTKDTLFDSLRLSFRNGLVNDMQLIDSVGQRTNILFTGVKANEPIAASKFKFDIPKGADVIQE, encoded by the coding sequence ATGCGTCTTATCCGCATGTTGTTGGTACCGGTACTGGCTTTAACGACGCTGTCGGCCCATGCCGATCAGAAAGACGTGGCGCGCCTGACCCAGTTGCTCGAAAAGTCCCAGACCCTGACCGCGCGTTTCTCGCAGCTGACCCTCGACGGCAGCGGCACCCAGTTGCAGGAAACCGCTGGCGACATGGCACTCAAGCGCCCGGGTCTGTTCTACTGGCACACCGATGCGCCGCAGGAGCAACTGATGGTCTCCGATGGCAAGAAGGTTTCCCTGTGGGACCCGGACCTGGAGCAGGTCACCATCAAGACCCTGGACCAGCGCCTGACCCAGACTCCGGCCCTGTTACTGTCGGGTGATGTGTCGAAAATCAGCGAAAGCTTCGACATCAGCGCCAAGGAAGCCGGTGGTGTGGTCGACTTCATCCTCAAGCCGAAAACCAAGGACACCCTGTTCGACAGCCTGCGACTGTCGTTCCGCAACGGCCTGGTGAATGACATGCAGCTGATTGACAGCGTTGGCCAGCGCACCAATATCCTGTTCACCGGGGTCAAGGCCAACGAGCCAATCGCCGCTTCCAAGTTCAAGTTCGACATCCCCAAGGGTGCCGACGTGATTCAAGAATAA